The nucleotide window CTGAATATCCCCGCGCAGGGCCGCAATCTCATCATCCGGACCGGAGGCCGATTCCGTTTCACTTGCCAGGTTGGCGCGCAGACGTTCCAGAAAGCGTTTCGACGGGGCGGGAAGTCCCCCGTCCGGACCGGAACCGGCCAGAAACGTCTCGGCGTCAAACTCCGTGATCAGTTGGGCCGTGTTTTGAGCGACCGCGATGAGCAGGACCCGGTCTCCCGACCGCACGTAATGCAGGCACACGCGAGGCGTCAGGTACAGCCGGCCCAGCACCTCGCCGTATTGCTGCCCGGCCAGCAACGGGGTGCGGCGGCCGGCCTTCCGCAGCAAATACACGCCGGCCAGGATGCCGGCACAAATCAAACAGAGCCACATAAGCGCCTGGAGCACCCGCCGCGAGAGGCCGGCATCTTCCGTAACCGCCGCCGCGCCCGGCGCCCCGGTGCCGCCCTCATACTCGCGGTCCAGCCGCGCCATATAGGCTGGCCTGTCCACTGTGGAAGCAGGCTGTGTAGCCTCAGGCGGTCCAAGCTGCGGCGGGGGCTGCGGAGGAGGCTGCGGAGGAGGAGCCGGCGCATAGCTATTCAGCGGCAATCCCTCCGCGGGTTTCGTGGATTCGCCCGGCACGGACGGCGTTTCCAGGAACATCTTTGCCGCCGGCACAAAAGACGCGCGGTCACGCGGCGCCGGCCGGGATTCCTGCGCGGCTGTGCTGAAGGCCATTACCAGCAGGGCAAGTCCGGCTGCGGGAACAAGAGACTTCATAGTTCATAGTTCCCCCGGGGATTAATGATCTCGGCGATACGCACATGCAACGAATCGCCCAACACGACGACTTCCCCCTTGGCAAAGGGGATGCCATTGACATAAAGGTCAATCATCTCGCCCGCTATCTTGTCCATCGCCAGGACGCTGCCGCGCCGCAGTTCCAGAACATCACGAACGAGCAAGGAGCAGTTGCCCAAGTTCGCGGTCACGTTCAGTCGCACATGGCGCAAGTCTGTAACGGACAAGTGCTCGGTAGCGCCCGCAACCGGAGTCAGTTCGCTCTCA belongs to Candidatus Hydrogenedentota bacterium and includes:
- a CDS encoding flagellar biosynthetic protein FliO translates to MKSLVPAAGLALLVMAFSTAAQESRPAPRDRASFVPAAKMFLETPSVPGESTKPAEGLPLNSYAPAPPPQPPPQPPPQLGPPEATQPASTVDRPAYMARLDREYEGGTGAPGAAAVTEDAGLSRRVLQALMWLCLICAGILAGVYLLRKAGRRTPLLAGQQYGEVLGRLYLTPRVCLHYVRSGDRVLLIAVAQNTAQLITEFDAETFLAGSGPDGGLPAPSKRFLERLRANLASETESASGPDDEIAALRGDIQRLRQHLQERARDARD
- a CDS encoding FliM/FliN family flagellar motor switch protein, which translates into the protein MSQTDPHAGAPGPPYESELTPVAGATEHLSVTDLRHVRLNVTANLGNCSLLVRDVLELRRGSVLAMDKIAGEMIDLYVNGIPFAKGEVVVLGDSLHVRIAEIINPRGNYEL